One genomic region from Phycodurus eques isolate BA_2022a chromosome 16, UOR_Pequ_1.1, whole genome shotgun sequence encodes:
- the kpnb1 gene encoding importin subunit beta-1, translating to MELITILEKTISPDRNELEAAQKFLEQAAIENLPTFLVELSKVLANPGNTQVARVAAGLQVKNSLTAKDPDVKARYQQRWLAVDANARCQIKNYVLQTLGTETYRPSSASQCVAGIACAEIPVHQWPELIPQLVANVTGPSSTEHMKESTLEAIGYICQDIDPEQLQENGNEILTAIIQGMRKEEPSNNVKLAATNALLNSLEFTKANFDKETERHVIMQVVCEATQCPDTRVRVAALQNLVKIMSLYYQYMEAYMGPALFAITIEAMKSEIDEVALQGIEFWSNVCDEEMDLAIEASEASEQGRPPEHTSKFYAKGALQYLVPILTQTLIKQDENDDDDDWNPCKAAGVCLILLSTCCEDDVVPHILPFIKEHIKHPDWRYRDASVMAFGSILEGPEPSQLKPLVIQAMPTLIELMKDPGVVVRDTTAWTVGRICGLLPEAVINEVYLAPLLQCLIEGLGAEPRVANNVCWAFSSLAEAAYEATEVGDDQEEPSTYCLSSSFELIVQKLLETTDRPDGHQNNLRSAAYEALMEIVKNSAKDCYPAVQKTTLVIMERLQQVLQMESHIQSTSDRIQFNDLQSLLCATLQNVLRKVQHQDALQISDVVMASLLRMFQSTAGSGGVQQEALMAVSTLVEVLGAEFQKYMEAFKPFLTIGLKNYAEYQVCQATVGLVSDLCRALSSNILLYCDEIMQLLLENLGNENVHRSVKPQILSVFGDIAMAIGGEFKKYLEIVLDTLQQASQAQVDKTDYDMVDYLNGLREGCLEAYTGIIQGLKGDQENVHPDVMLVQPRVEFILSFIHHIAEDDDHSDVVVANAVGLIGDLCTAFGKDVMKLVEARPLINDLLTEGRRSKTSRTKMLATWATKELRKLKSQA from the exons CCGACTTTCCTGGTGGAGTTGTCCAAAGTGTTGGCCAACCCGGGAAACACGCAGGTAGCACGTGTGGCGGCGGGCCTCCAGGTGAAGAACTCTCTGACCGCCAAAGACCCGGACGTCAAAGCTCGGTACCAGCAGAGATGGCTGGCTGTGGACGCCAACGCTCGCTGCCAGATCAAAAACTAC GTTCTGCAGACATTGGGCACGGAGACGTATCGGCCCAGCTCGGCGTCGCAGTGCGTGGCCGGCATCGCCTGCGCCGAGATTCCGGTTCACCAGTGGCCCGAACTCATCCCGCAGCTGGTGGCCAACGTGACCGGTCCGTCCAGTACCGAGCACATGAAGGAGTCCACCCTGGAGGCCATCGGATACATCTGCCAGGACATT GATCCCGAGCAGCTTCAGGAAAACGGCAACGAGATCCTGACGGCCATCATCCAGGGCATGAGGAAGGAGGAGCCCAGCAACAATGTCAAACTGGCCGCCACAAACGCGCTCCTCAACTCTCTGGAGTTCACCAAAGCCAACTTTGACAAGGAG ACGGAGAGGCACGTCATCATGCAGGTGGTGTGCGAGGCCACACAGTGTCCAGATACCCGA GTGCGGGTGGCGGCCCTTCAGAACCTGGTCAAGATCATGTCTTTGTACTATCAGTACATGGAGGCCTATATGGGCCCGGCTCTGTTTGCG ATCACCATCGAGGCGATGAAGAGCGAGATCGATGAGGTGGCGCTGCAGGGCATCGAGTTCTGGTCCAACGTGTGCGATGAGGAGATGGACCTCGCCATTGAGGCTTCCGAG GCCTCGGAGCAGGGCCGGCCCCCAGAGCACACCAGTAAGTTCTACGCCAAGGGCGCGCTGCAGTACTTGGTCCCCATCCTGACTCAGACCCTCATCAAGCAG GACGagaacgacgacgacgacgactggAACCCGTGCAAGGCGGCGGGCGTTTGCCTGATTCTGCTGTCCACATGCTGCGAGGACGACGTGGTGCCGCACATCCTGCCTTTCATCAAAGAGCACATTAAGCACCCCGACTGGCGCTACCGCGACGCCTCCGTCATGGCCTTCGGTTCCATCCTGGAAGGACCCGAGCCCAGCCAGCTCAAACCGCTCGTCATCCAG GCGATGCCGACGCTGATTGAGCTGATGAAGGACCCCGGCGTGGTGGTGAGGGACACCACAGCGTGGACCGTGGGTCGGATCTGCGGGCTGCTGCCCGAGGCAGTCATCAATGAAGTCTACCTGGCGCCGCTCCTGCAGTGTCTGATCGAGGGCCTGGGGGCCGAGCCGCGGGTGGCCAACAACGTGTGCTGG GCCTTCTCGTCTCTGGCGGAGGCGGCGTACGAGGCCACGGAGGTGGGCGATGACCAGGAGGAGCCCAGCACGTACTGCCTGTCGTCCTCCTTCGAGCTCATCGTCCAGAAGCTGCTGGAGACGACGGACAG ACCTGACGGCCATCAGAACAACCTGCGCTCCGCCGCCTACGAGGCGCTTATGGAGATCGTGAAGAACAGCGCTAAGGACTGCTACCCCGCCGTGCAGAAGACCACCCTGGTCATCATGGAGAGGCTCCAGCAGGTCTTACAGATGGAG TCGCACATCCAGAGCACCTCGGACAGAATCCAGTTCAACGACCTTCAGTCGCTGCTGTGCGCCACTCTCCAG AACGTTCTCCGGAAGGTGCAGCACCAGGACGCCCTGCAGATCTCAGACGTGGTGATGGCCTCGCTGCTCAGAATGTTCCAGAGCACGGCCGGTTCCGGAGGCGTGCAGCAGGAGGCGCTCATGGCCGTCTCCACCCTGGTGGAAG TTCTGGGAGCAGAATTCCAGAAGTACATGGAGGCCTTCAAGCCTTTCCTCACCATCGGCCTCAAGAATTACGCAGAGTATCAG GTGTGTCAGGCCACCGTGGGTTTGGTGAGCGACCTGTGCCGAGCTCTGTCGTCCAACATCCTGCTCTACTGCGACGAGATCATGCAGCTCCTCCTGGAGAACCTCGGG AACGAGAACGTCCATCGGTCGGTGAAGCCGCAGATTCTGTCGGTGTTCGGCGACATCGCCATGGCCATCGGAGGAGAGTTCAAGAAGTACCTGGAGATCGTGTTGGACACGCTGCAGCAGGCTTCGCAGGCCCAAGTGGACAAG ACGGACTACGACATGGTGGACTACCTAAACGGGCTGCGTGAAGGCTGTCTGGAGGCGTACACGGGCATCATTCAGGGTCTGAAGGGCGACCAGGAGAACGTCCACC CGGACGTGATGCTGGTGCAGCCTCGCGTGGAGTTCATCCTGTCCTTCATCCATCACATCGCCGAGGACGACGACCACTCCGACGTGGTCGTGGCCAACGCCGTCGGACTCATCGG